DNA sequence from the Anaerobranca californiensis DSM 14826 genome:
CCTTATTAACCTTTGAAGGTGCCCTATTGACAATGTATGATTCTAGAACCAATTTATCTAATCAAGTAGTGGAAGAAGTAAAAAACTTTTTTGGAAGCAAGGTATATAAAACCATTATTCCCCGTAATGTTAGATTAAGTGAAGCACCTAGCCATGGTAAATCTATTTTAGAATATGATCCAAAATCCAAGGGGGCAGAAGTTTATGAATCATTGGCTGAGGAGGTGTTAAAAGGTGTCTAAAAAAGGGTTGGGCAGAGGCCTTAGTGCTTTAATCCCCGAATTACCGCAACAAGATTTTAATCCTAATTCTATTTTAGAAATTCCTATTAACAGAATCAGGCCAAATCCAAAACAACCTAGAAAGAACTTCTCACAAGAATCCCTTCAAGAATTAGCAGAATCTATTAAAATTCACGGCATAATTCAACCAATAGTTGTGAGAAGTATCGAAGGAGGATATGAATTAGTAGCTGGTGAAAGGAGATTAAGAGCTTGCAAAATTGCTGGTCTCCATACCATAAAGGCGGTAGTTCAGACTTTTACAGATAGGCAGTTAGCAGAATTAGCCCTTATTGAAAATCTACAAAGGGAAGACCTTAATCCTATAGAAGAAGCAGAAGCATACCAAAAATTAATAGATGAATTTAATTTAACACAAGAGCAATTGTCTTTGAGGTTAGGGAAAAGCAGATCTGCTATTGCTAATACCCTTAGGTTATTAGGGTTAGCAAAGGATGTTAAAGAAATGGTCATCAAAGGGTTATTAAAACCAGGACAAGCAAGACCATTACTGGTTTTAGATAAAATTAGACAAAAAGAAGTGGCAAAACTAATAGTGGAGAAATCTTTAAATACTAGACAAATTGAGAAGTATGTAAAAGAACTAAGTGAAAAAGAAAAAAAACCTAAAATTAAAAGGGAAGATAATATTAACCCAGAGATAAAGGATGTTGAAGAAAGAATCATGGAAACTATTGGAGTAAAAGTAAAAATCAAAGGGAATGATAAAAAGGGGATCATAGAAATTAATTATTATGATGAAAATGATCTCAATAAAATAATCCAATTACTACTTGACAAGGGTTAAAACCCTTGTTTTTTGTAAAGGATATAGTAATGTTAAAAAAATGTAAAACAAAATTGTTTCACGTGAAACAAAAGGTATAAAAAATAAGGAGGTGAATAGTTGCAGATAACTCAAATCTGTAACGGGAAAAATGATATATTTAGATAACGGTGCTACTAGTTTTCCTAAACCAGAAGAGGTATATAAAGCACATGATTATGGATTTCGCAATTATGGAGCTAATCCTGGTAGGGGGGGACATAGTTTAGCTAGAGAGTGTGCTAGGGTTATTTATAACACGAGAGAAAAAATACGGGAATTTATCAATGCTAAAAACACTAGGGAAATTGTTTTTACATCAAATACAACGGAAGCTCTAAATCAAGGGATTTTTGGTGCCGTTAGTGAAGGGGATCATATTATAATTAGTAAATTAGAGCATAACTCAGTTTGGAGACCGGTAGAGTGGTTAAGAAAAAATTTAAGGATTGAATTGGATTTTTGTGAACATGACAAAGAAGGATATATTATACTAGAGGATTTAGAAAGAAAAATAAAAAGTAATACAAAGTTAGTAGTGATAAATCATTGTAGTAATGTTTTTGGTACCATGCAAAATTTATCAGCTATCGGGGAAATAACTAGAAGGAAAGGTGTATTATTACTGGTAGATGGGGCTCAAAGTTTAGGGTTTGAGGAAATTGATGTTCAAAAAATGGGAATTGATATGTTAGCCTTTGCTGGCCATAAAGGGTTGTTAGGGCCAATGGGTACTGGGGGATTGTATATTAGGGAAGATATTCTTTTAAAACCATTAAAAACAGGGGGGACAGGTAGTAAATCTGAATCACCTGAAGTTCCAGCTATAGGACCGGAAAGGTATGAAAGTGGAACTATGAATACAGCTGGAATTTATGCTTTAGGAGTAGGGATTGATTTTATTAAAGAACAAGGGTTAAGGAAAATAAAGGCTCATAAAATTGCTTTAATAAACAGGTTGATTGATGGGTTAGAAGGCATAGTAACCTTTTATGGACCTCAAACCTTAGAAAATAAAGGGCCTGTTATATCTTTTAATGTTGGGGAAATGGCGTCTACAGAAGTAGCTTTTATTTTAGATACAGTTTATAACATTGCTGTTAGAGCAGGCTTACATTGTAGTCCCCTAGCCCACAAATTTTTTGGAACTTTAGAACAAGGAACCATAAGGGTAACCCCTGGTATATTCAATACATTAGAAGAAATAGATGTTTTAATAAATGCAATTAAAGAGATAAGGGAGAGTTAAAATGGGGAACATTGTCAATGGTTTAGCTATTATTTTTGGTGGGATTATTGGGACATTATTTGGTAAATTAATACCTAAAAGGGTAGAAGAAACAGTTATATATGGTATTGGATTAGCGGTAATTGTTATTGGGATAAAAAGTATTATGGTAATAACAAATATACTCCATATTATAATTGCTATTACCTTAGGGGCAATAATTGGAGAAATTATCAATTTAGATGATAAGTTTAATCAAGGGGCTAAGTGGTGTGAAAAACAAATAAATAAGCTGGTTAAAGGGAATATTGCATCAGGTTTGATTTATGGATCATTGATTTATTGTGTAGGACCTATGGCAATTTTAGGTGCTATAGAAATGGCTTTATTCAATGATTCTTCAACATTAATTGCAAAAGCTGCTTTAGATGGAATAACAGCAGTTGCTTTTTCATCGGTTTTGGGAATAGGAGTTGCTTTCTCTGGAATTGTAGTTTTCATCTATCAAGGAATAATATATTTATTAGCTCAAATTTTTGGAGATTTTGCCACAGGGGAAATGATTAATTCTATTAAAGGTTTAGGGGGGATGTTAATTTTTGCTATAGGGCTGAATATTACGAATATCACTAAAATAAAAGTTGCTAACCTTTTACCCGCCTTTTTATTTATAATTTTATTCACAACCCTATTTTAAAGGAGAGATAAATATGTATACTCCTGCAGTAATAATAAATTATGAAATTATGATGAGAAATTTAAAAGAGATCCAAGATTTATGTAATGAAAGGGGAGTAAAACTAAGGCCCCATTTTAAAGCCCATAAAACACCATACTTTGCCGATATACAAAGACAATTGGGAGCTATAGGCTTTACTACTGCAAAGTTAGCAGAAGCTGAGTTGTTAGTAAATGAAGGGTTTAGAGATATATTAATAGCATATCCCATTGTAACACTAGAAAATGTAAAGAGATTGAAGGAAATATCTAAAAAAACAAAGGTTAGTACTATTATAGATTCATTAGAAGGGGCAAGGGTTTTAAGTCAAGGATTTGGTAATCAATCTTTAGATGTGTTAATTAAAATAGACACTGGTTTAAATAGATGTGGAATTAAGCCTAATAGTAATGAAGTGTTAAATTTTGTTAAAGATATTTTAAAATTAAAAAACTTAAAAATTAAAGGTTTACTAACCCATGGAGGACATAGTTATAAAGGAAAAAATATTGAAGAAATAAAGGAGATTGCAGAAGCTGAAGGTAAAACCTTATTAGAACTCAAAGAATTTTTAGAAAGTAAAGGAATTATAATTGATGAAATAAGTGTTGGCTCTACTCCTACTTTAAGATATCTTTTAGAAATACCGAAAATTACAGAAGTTAGGCCTGGAAATTACATCTTTAATGACTATACCCAAGTTTCTTTAAATACGACAACTATCGAAAACTGTGCATTAACAGTTAGATCTACAGTTATTAGTAGAGGAATAGGAAAATTTATAATAGACGCCGGTTCAAAAACATTAGGTTTAGATAAAGGGACCCATGGTAGTGAAATTATTAAGGGTTTTGGCAAAATTTTAGAATACCCTGATGCAGAAATAACAGCCCTCTCTGAAGAGCATGGAATAGTAAAAAGCTCAATACTACCGGAAATTGGTGAAAAAATTACCATAATACCTAATCATAGTTGTGTTGTAATGAATTTAGCACCTTTTGTTTATTTAGAAAAAGAAGGAAAATTTTTATTATTGGAAAATAAAGGAAGAGGATTAAATTATTAGGGGAGAATTAACCCTTTTAATAATGGAGAAACTAGATTTAAAAAGGAGTGAAGAAATGAAGAGAAAAATTGCACCTCCAACAGAGATGGTTTCTCCTAATTTTTCCATGAGTTTAAATGAACAAGAAGTTTTAAATTTGACTGGAGTAACCTATCAGGATATTAACTTTAATAATAAGAAAAACAATGAAGAATTTTTTCCATTAGGTGATGTTTTTCAAGGTGATTGGTCTAACAATTGGGCACCTGTAAATTTGATAGAAAATAAAGAACAAGAATAAATTTAAGTATTGATAGCTTAGGCAAGGTTTATTGAAAACAATAAATCTTGCTATATTTTTTATAAAATAATTTGAACTTTATTTAAGATAAAGATATAATAAAAATGTTATACAAAAAAAGAAAGTGGGAGATTAAAAATGATTGACATTTTAGAAATATTTAATAAATTCAGTCATATAATTTTACTAACAGTAACTATATTACTATTACTGACATGGCTGATATTTTTTATTGTTATAAAAAATACAAACAAAAAACTAAAAAAATATAAAGAACTAACAAAGTTTTCAAATGGTAAAAATATAGAAGAAATTTTAAGTGATTATGGTAAGAGATTACATATTTTAAACTCTAATGTAGATCAATTAGAACAGGATTTTCAAAAACACTTAACTAAAGTGAAAAATCATCCCCAATACTATAGTATAGTTCGCTTTAATGCCTTTGATAATACCGGTAGTGACCTTAGCTTTGCCATTGCTCTCTTAGATGATAATTTTGATGGAATAGTAATTAGCAGTATTTATGGTAGAGAAGAATCTAGGGTTTATGCAAAACCAATTGAAAAAGGTAAATCAAATTACCATTTAACCCAGGAAGAGGAAAAAGCTATTCAAATAGCCAAAGAAAAAAAGAACAATTTTGCAGGAAATAAGAATTTTGTGTAGAAATACTAAATTTAAAGTTACTGAAAGGGGGGGAGTATTTGCAGGGGAAAGATAAAAATAAATTTACAATTATGGTAATACCCCATAATCAAGACTCACCTTTAGTATTTAAATTACCTATTACATTTTTGCAGATAATAGGTGTATTATTGCTTGGGGTAATAATGTTAAGTATAGGATTTGCTACAAAATACGTAGAATTAGTGAAATCATTAGATGAATTAGAAACTTTAAGACAAGAAAATATAGCTAAAAGTGCTCAAATTGAATTATTGGCACAGGAGGCAGAAATTCTATTAGAAAAATTTGAAGAACTGAAGAAATTAGAGGAAAAATTACGGGGATTTACCAATGATGAATCTAATGCAGAAACAAATCAATTACGGGATTACTTATTTGCTACAAATAGGGGTTTAACAACCCTTGATAGGGCAAATAGAAGTTTGGTTCATATCAATGAAAATATTCAAGAACAAAAAGGCTCTATGGAAAGTATCATAAGTAATATTGAAGAACAAAATAGATTATTAAATGCAACACCCAGAGGATGGCCAACATCTGGAAGGATAACTTCTCCCTTTGGTAATAGAAGACATCCCATAACAGGAGGAAGGGATTTTCATACAGGTATAGATATTGCCAATTCAACAGGTACGCCAATTTATGCTACTGCCCATGGTACAGTTGCTATTGCCTCCTATAAAGGTGGATGGGGTAATCTTGTAGTAATAGAACATGGCTATGGGTTTACAACTTATTATGCCCATTTGTCTAGAATCGTTGTTCGCCCAAATCAAGAAGTTTCTAGAGGCCAACTAATTGGATATATGGGGAGTACAGGGAGTAGTACTGGTCCTCACTTGCACTATGAAGTGAGAGTAAGGGGAAATCCAGTTAATCCTCGCCCTTATATGAATAAATAGGGAGGGAAAAAAATGTTTAAAAAGAAAGAAGAACTGGACTATGCAAAGGTAGATACTATTATAGGTAAAGAAACATCTTTCAATGGTCAGTTCAATGGAAAAGGAATTTTAAGAATAGACGGAAAGATAATAGGTGAAGTAATTCAAAATGGTGATATAATTGTTGGTGAAACAGGAATTGTGGAAGCCAATATAAAGGGAAGGCATATTACTGTTTCAGGTATTGTTAAAGGTAATATCGAAGCTTCAGGATTATTACAATTACTTTCAACAGCAAAGGTTTATGGAGATATAAAAATATATAAATTATCTATTGATGATGGAGCTATATTTAAAGGTTGTTGTGAGATGATAAGGGAAGAAAAAACAATAGAAAAGGAAGAATCTAAAAAGGTGGTTTAGGTTTAAACACCTTTTTTTTTGCATAAATGATAATAAAATATAAAAAAATATAAACAAGCCTTTTAAATGAATAATATAAGGGAGGTTATAAAATGAGAAATATAGTAGCAGTAGAAGATGGACTTACAGATGTAAAACAAGCTCTAGAAAATGCAGGATTTAAAACAGTAAACTTGTCACAAAATATAACAAATCCTGTAGCAGTAGTAGTAACAGGGATGGATGAAAATTTTTTGGGAATGCAAACAGTGACAAATGAAGTCCCAGTAATAGATTGTAGAGCTTTAACAGCAGAACAAGTTGTTGAAGAAGTACAAAGGAGAATTGTACACTAAAAGAAGGGTCTATGCCCTTCTTTTAAGCTTTTTTGTGGGTTTTTAATAAAGTTAGATCTAAAATTGTTGATTCCAAAGAATTAGCTATAATATTTGCCATTTTCATAACTACAGCCAAGCGGGTATTTTGTAAAACAAAATATTCCATAAAACCTCCCACGTTTACTACACCTGTTATATATATGTGGCCTACTTCCGGTAGTTCTTTTTTTACACCCGCCCCTGGTTTTAAACTGCCAATACCGACTGATATAGTACTAACATTTTCAAGGCTACCTAAACAAGCATCTATAGCTATACACAGGGGGTTTTTAAATTTTTCTAACTTTTTTAACTTTTCCTCTAAATTAGCCCCATGGACAGGCTCTTCCAGGGTTCCCATTATATAGACACTTTCGATGTTATTTAGTTTTTCTAGTTTACTACCAACTAATGGACCTAAACTATCACCGGTAGAACGATCTGTACCAATACACATTACAACAAGTTCTGACCAATCTGGTTTAGCAATATGAATAAAGTCTAGTAAGCTGTTTTTAATGGCAAAGTGACAATTAGGTGAATTACTATTAACCCTCACACTATATAGCTTTTTATCAGGTTTTCCCAATAATCCAAACATAATAAAGAACCTCCTAAATTTTAGCCGTAATAATTTTTATGTCATAACATAAAAATTATTCATAAGACATAGGAAATTAAAGAAATAAATTTAACTACAAATAGTTAACTAATTATTACAGTAAGGTTAAACAGGGGGGGTAAAAGTGAATAGAGAATCAAGTAAAATTGCTTTAACATATGTAGGAGTAATAGTAGGAGCAGGGTTTGCCACAGGGCAAGAAATATTCCAATTTTTTGTCAGGTTTAAAAATCAGGGATATATTGGAGCTATAGTGAGCACTTTAGGTTTTATACTCTTTGGCTGGATTTTCCTTAAAATAGTATATGAAGAACCTATATATAACTATTATGATCTTCTACAAAAAGTGGTTGGTGGAAAGGTAATTAAATTGATAGATTTAATAATAACTCTATTTTTATTAGGTAGTTTCACAATAATGATTGCAGCTGCCCATACTTTATTTATAAACTACATAATTCCAAATAATTTTATTGCTTACTTAATTATAATTACTGCACTTTGGCTATCTTTTATTAACGGGATAAAAGGTATTATTAACATAAATGGCATACTTATACCTTTTTTATTTTTTATAGTGGTAATTCTTTGCAGCTATAGTTTGCTATCGGAACAAACTTTCCCAACATCTACGTCCCTTATTCCTAGAAATTACCTGTTTTCTAGTGTAATTTATGTATCTTATAATCTAATTATAGGTATGGTTGTATTATCATCACTGAAAAAGGAAATTTATAATAAAAAAACGGTAATTATTGCTCCTTTATTGGCAGGGATATTATTAGGATTGATGTTATTATTAATGATAGGAGCAACATCGAAATTGGTTTCTCCGTCAGATTTGCCGATAATGGATTTAACAATAAATCTTAATCAAATGTTTAGTTGGCTATTAATTATAGCTATAGGTATAGCTATTTTAACATCTGCTTTGGGAATTGGATTTGGATTAATAAGTAGATTAGAGGAAAGATTAAAACTCAACTACCACTTAATGGTTGTGCTACTCCTTGTTACAGGAATATCTGTTTCACTCATTGGATTTGCTCCTTTAGTAGGTTATGTATATCCTTTTTTTGGGTTTTTGAATTTATATATTATGTTGTGTTCAATTAAATATATTTTCTGTAAAATGTTAAAATCAAAAAAAGGGTTGCTTTAGTGAAAAATTGATGATATGTTTGAAATAGAGGAATTATTCAAAGGGTGAAAATGATGAAGAAAAAAAGTTATACTGTATTTATTTTAAATTTAATAATTTTAATTATTTTTGCAGAGATAGTATATTCCATTATTAAAGATCAAGGGATAGATAATAAAATAATCTTAACATCCATAATTTTTTTAGGTGTTAAGATTTTTAATGATATATTAATGTTTTTAATGTATAGAAAAAGACTTTTTAGCTATATAGAAGATTATTTTAAAGAAATATTTATTATTATTTTAGTTTCTATTATGGCAGGAGGGATTGCTTGGATTACAGAAATAATATTAAATGGAAATGTTAAAACTACTATTTTTGCAGTTATCACATCGGTATATCTAAAAAGTAATTAAAAGAATTGGAGAGTGGAGAGTTATGGCTCAAACTGTAAAAAAAAGGGTAAAAGCGGTTAACTTAGAGGCATTTTTAATATCAGGGGCACTTTTCCTTTTCGTTGGAACCCTAGGGTTTATAATGGGTTTTGATAATATGTTTTCAACTGTGATGAAAACTGCTCATGTGTTGTTATTGGATACAGTACTTTATATAATGGCAGTAGCTGTATTAGCAGGAGCATGTGGGGCAGTTGCCGTTGAATTCGGTTTAATAGCTCTAATTAACAAAGTATTATCACCTCTTATGAAACCCCTTTTTAATTTACCTGGAGCTGCTGCTATAGGAGGGATAACTACTTATATTTCTGACAATCCTGCAATAATTAGTTTAGCTAAAGATGAAGGTTTTAAAAAATATTTCAAAAAACATCAGTTGCCAGTTCTTTGTAATTTAGGGACAGCTTTTGGAATGGGCCTAATTGTAACAAGTTTTATGATATCTAGAGGTAAAGAGTTCATTATACCTGCTATTATAGGTAATATAGGTGCTGTTATTGGTTGTATTGTCAGTGTACGGTTAATGCTAAGGGCAACAAAAAAATTCTATAATGTTAATGAAGACATAGAGGAAATAGATGATAAGGAACTTTTTGAGTATCGGGAAATAAGAGACGGCTCTATTCCCCAAAGATTCTTAGAAGCAGTTTTAGAAGGTGGTAGAACAGGGGTAGAAATGGGACTAGCTATAATTCCAGGTGTGCTGTTTATCTGCACCTTAGTTTTAATGTTAACTTTTGGACCATCACCAGAAGGTTATACTGGAGCAGCTTTTGAAGGAGTAGGTTTTTTACCATGGATTGGTAGATATTTATATCCAGTTCTTGAACCTATTTTTGGATTCTCATCTCCAGAAGCTTTAGCATTTCCTGTAACTGCTCTAGGTGCTGTAGGAGCTGCAATCGGGTTAGTTCCAGGATTTTTAGAACGGGGTTTAATTCAAGCTAATGACATTGCAGTATTTACAGCCATGGGAATGTGTTGGTCTGGTTACTTATCAACCCATGTAGCAATGATGGATGCCTTAGGTACCAGAGAATTAATTAATAAAGCAATAATATCCCATACTATAGGGGGATTGGTAGCAGGGATATCTGCAAATTTAATAATGAAATTATTATTAATGATACTATAACTAATATTTTGCATTTTAGTCCTTTTTCAATCATAATCTTCACTTTACCTAAATAATTTTAAGGGAGGTGAAGATTATGATTATAGATTTACTTTTTATTAATTGCATCCTTTGGAGTGGAGTGTGGGGTTATAGTAAAAAATATCAAAAGTTTATGATTAAAGGAATGTCTTTTCTAATAGCAATCTTAATAGCCATATTATCATTTGATAGAATAACAATAATTAAACATGAAAAAATTACAGAAACTCTATCTCAAAAGGATTATGTAATTAAAGTTTTTGAAGAACCGGTAAAAGATTATTTATTAGTTAGAAAAATTGTAGAAGAATTACCGGTAACGACGGAGATTCAAAACCGGCTTGTAAAAGAGTATTATAAAGAAAATACAAACTTTATAGTAGAAGAATTAATAATAATCATCAGTAAAATTATAGGTCAATTATTAAATATGTTAATAATATTTACTTTAATTATTTTGATACTACAAGTAATATCATCATTGCTATTGTATAATAAAAAAATAGAAGTAAATGATAATAAAAAATTACTGGCTTGTTTAATGAATATCATACTAAACTTTATATTTATGGCAGTAGTAATAATTATTTTAAATTGGTTAAGTTATTTTTTTGTTGATAAATTACCGGAAATAAATCTGGAAAACTCGATTTTTAGACCAATGATATATAAAAT
Encoded proteins:
- a CDS encoding ParB/RepB/Spo0J family partition protein produces the protein MSKKGLGRGLSALIPELPQQDFNPNSILEIPINRIRPNPKQPRKNFSQESLQELAESIKIHGIIQPIVVRSIEGGYELVAGERRLRACKIAGLHTIKAVVQTFTDRQLAELALIENLQREDLNPIEEAEAYQKLIDEFNLTQEQLSLRLGKSRSAIANTLRLLGLAKDVKEMVIKGLLKPGQARPLLVLDKIRQKEVAKLIVEKSLNTRQIEKYVKELSEKEKKPKIKREDNINPEIKDVEERIMETIGVKVKIKGNDKKGIIEINYYDENDLNKIIQLLLDKG
- a CDS encoding aminotransferase class V-fold PLP-dependent enzyme, whose protein sequence is MIYLDNGATSFPKPEEVYKAHDYGFRNYGANPGRGGHSLARECARVIYNTREKIREFINAKNTREIVFTSNTTEALNQGIFGAVSEGDHIIISKLEHNSVWRPVEWLRKNLRIELDFCEHDKEGYIILEDLERKIKSNTKLVVINHCSNVFGTMQNLSAIGEITRRKGVLLLVDGAQSLGFEEIDVQKMGIDMLAFAGHKGLLGPMGTGGLYIREDILLKPLKTGGTGSKSESPEVPAIGPERYESGTMNTAGIYALGVGIDFIKEQGLRKIKAHKIALINRLIDGLEGIVTFYGPQTLENKGPVISFNVGEMASTEVAFILDTVYNIAVRAGLHCSPLAHKFFGTLEQGTIRVTPGIFNTLEEIDVLINAIKEIRES
- a CDS encoding DUF554 domain-containing protein, whose translation is MGNIVNGLAIIFGGIIGTLFGKLIPKRVEETVIYGIGLAVIVIGIKSIMVITNILHIIIAITLGAIIGEIINLDDKFNQGAKWCEKQINKLVKGNIASGLIYGSLIYCVGPMAILGAIEMALFNDSSTLIAKAALDGITAVAFSSVLGIGVAFSGIVVFIYQGIIYLLAQIFGDFATGEMINSIKGLGGMLIFAIGLNITNITKIKVANLLPAFLFIILFTTLF
- a CDS encoding alanine racemase; the encoded protein is MYTPAVIINYEIMMRNLKEIQDLCNERGVKLRPHFKAHKTPYFADIQRQLGAIGFTTAKLAEAELLVNEGFRDILIAYPIVTLENVKRLKEISKKTKVSTIIDSLEGARVLSQGFGNQSLDVLIKIDTGLNRCGIKPNSNEVLNFVKDILKLKNLKIKGLLTHGGHSYKGKNIEEIKEIAEAEGKTLLELKEFLESKGIIIDEISVGSTPTLRYLLEIPKITEVRPGNYIFNDYTQVSLNTTTIENCALTVRSTVISRGIGKFIIDAGSKTLGLDKGTHGSEIIKGFGKILEYPDAEITALSEEHGIVKSSILPEIGEKITIIPNHSCVVMNLAPFVYLEKEGKFLLLENKGRGLNY
- a CDS encoding DUF4446 family protein, coding for MIDILEIFNKFSHIILLTVTILLLLTWLIFFIVIKNTNKKLKKYKELTKFSNGKNIEEILSDYGKRLHILNSNVDQLEQDFQKHLTKVKNHPQYYSIVRFNAFDNTGSDLSFAIALLDDNFDGIVISSIYGREESRVYAKPIEKGKSNYHLTQEEEKAIQIAKEKKNNFAGNKNFV
- a CDS encoding M23 family metallopeptidase, with the protein product MQGKDKNKFTIMVIPHNQDSPLVFKLPITFLQIIGVLLLGVIMLSIGFATKYVELVKSLDELETLRQENIAKSAQIELLAQEAEILLEKFEELKKLEEKLRGFTNDESNAETNQLRDYLFATNRGLTTLDRANRSLVHINENIQEQKGSMESIISNIEEQNRLLNATPRGWPTSGRITSPFGNRRHPITGGRDFHTGIDIANSTGTPIYATAHGTVAIASYKGGWGNLVVIEHGYGFTTYYAHLSRIVVRPNQEVSRGQLIGYMGSTGSSTGPHLHYEVRVRGNPVNPRPYMNK
- a CDS encoding bactofilin family protein codes for the protein MFKKKEELDYAKVDTIIGKETSFNGQFNGKGILRIDGKIIGEVIQNGDIIVGETGIVEANIKGRHITVSGIVKGNIEASGLLQLLSTAKVYGDIKIYKLSIDDGAIFKGCCEMIREEKTIEKEESKKVV
- a CDS encoding YkuS family protein; the encoded protein is MRNIVAVEDGLTDVKQALENAGFKTVNLSQNITNPVAVVVTGMDENFLGMQTVTNEVPVIDCRALTAEQVVEEVQRRIVH
- the yyaC gene encoding spore protease YyaC, which codes for MFGLLGKPDKKLYSVRVNSNSPNCHFAIKNSLLDFIHIAKPDWSELVVMCIGTDRSTGDSLGPLVGSKLEKLNNIESVYIMGTLEEPVHGANLEEKLKKLEKFKNPLCIAIDACLGSLENVSTISVGIGSLKPGAGVKKELPEVGHIYITGVVNVGGFMEYFVLQNTRLAVVMKMANIIANSLESTILDLTLLKTHKKA
- a CDS encoding CD0519/CD1768 family membrane protein; this translates as MAQTVKKRVKAVNLEAFLISGALFLFVGTLGFIMGFDNMFSTVMKTAHVLLLDTVLYIMAVAVLAGACGAVAVEFGLIALINKVLSPLMKPLFNLPGAAAIGGITTYISDNPAIISLAKDEGFKKYFKKHQLPVLCNLGTAFGMGLIVTSFMISRGKEFIIPAIIGNIGAVIGCIVSVRLMLRATKKFYNVNEDIEEIDDKELFEYREIRDGSIPQRFLEAVLEGGRTGVEMGLAIIPGVLFICTLVLMLTFGPSPEGYTGAAFEGVGFLPWIGRYLYPVLEPIFGFSSPEALAFPVTALGAVGAAIGLVPGFLERGLIQANDIAVFTAMGMCWSGYLSTHVAMMDALGTRELINKAIISHTIGGLVAGISANLIMKLLLMIL